The nucleotide window TGCATCGCTCACATCAACTTTATCCTTCAGCAGTAACCTGGCCCGTGCGGTTGCAAGTCTGACCAGCGCTTCTAGCTGCCTAGGCGTAACAGTAATCATATCTTCAGAATCAACATTTCTCATCTGAAGGTAGTAGTCGAAGATTTTGTCCTCTGCCTCTTGGCTTAAGACAGGGTCGAATCTTTTTGCATATGCGAGGTATTTGCCCAAAATATCAATATCAAGCATTGGCGCAACAGCATAGGTTCCCCTTCTATGAATCCCCAGTATATGCCTCGCGATCTGTGAATCCGATTCTTTCTGCGGTAGATCCCTTATAGCAAAGACAAGGTCAAACCTCGTTAAGAGCGGGATAGGTAAGTTCACATTCTCTGTTATGTTTCTATACTGGTCATACTTTCCCAGCAACGGGTTCGCGGCAGCAAGTATCGAGGTTCTTGCGTTAAGTGTAGCAACGATGCCTCCTTTGGCCACACTGCACGATTGCTGTTCCATAACCTCATGCAACGCACTCCTATCCTCTGGTTTCATCTTATCAAACTCATCTATACACACTAGGCCTTGATCTCCCAGTACCACAGCGCCTGCCTCCAGCATCATTATACCGCTTTTGTCACGAATCACAGCCGCTGTTAAACCTGCAGCTGTGGAACCTCTACCTGATGTATAAAGTCCCCGAGGGGCGACTCTGGCAGCATATTTCAACAATTCGCTTTTTGCAGTACCCGGATCTCCAACCAACAATATGTTGACATCTCCTCTTATCTTTGTATCATCCTCAAGCTCACGTGCTGGTGAACCCACAATAAGCAGCAGGATCGCTTCCTTAATTACGTCATGTCCATAGATATGCGGTGCAAGAGAAACTATCAATTTTTTATATGCATCTGGGCTACTTGCAATACGCCTTATCTGTTGTTCATCTTCTGCAGTAAGCACAAACCTTTCTGTTGTCCTTACATCCTTGTCACCAGCTCTGCCACCAAGGAATTCGATGTTGTTGCCCTGCAATCGAAGCCTGAACAGTCTGTTCCTAGCTCTGATATTTTCATAATCCTGTTCTATTCTTACTATGCCTGTCAGAATTATCCTGTCACCCGGTCTTGCATTGTCAACAAGATCGTGTGTCAACACAACATCTGAATAGTGTGGCAGCTGACCCGGTGGAAGGTCTTCTGGCAGCTCCTGCATTCGCACAATCTGAAAATTAACAAACTTGCTTTTCGTCAGATCGATCTCTGCAACGCTCTGACAGACACTACAGTGAACATTTTTCTTGATCTCCAGTTCTCTCTGCTCTATATACTGCATATGACCCTCTGGACACTTGAAAGCAACACGGTCGGCCATCGGCTTCACTTCTGATGCTCTTACAACCATGCCAGAAACGCTCACCAGTTTTCCAATCAATTCCGCGTCAACTTCCCTTAGCGTCCTTTGCCCCGGAAAGTTGCCTATTCTTATCCTTATGCCCTCCTTGATCCTTTCGGCATAATCCGGATGCTCGAGTTTAAGTGTATTATATAAGGCATCACCAAAAGCTTCCAGAACGGCGTCAGGTTCTTCTCTTAGCTTATTTTCAATAACCGGACTGTAACCTGCGATATCGTTATGATCTACAACAAGAGATTTCTGATTATTTGCCTTCATCTGTCCAATCCTTTCCCTGTACTTATACACGCCATT belongs to Nitrososphaerales archaeon and includes:
- a CDS encoding minichromosome maintenance protein MCM, which encodes MTEQTHARLSEELEFFLKGFKDRNGVYKYRERIGQMKANNQKSLVVDHNDIAGYSPVIENKLREEPDAVLEAFGDALYNTLKLEHPDYAERIKEGIRIRIGNFPGQRTLREVDAELIGKLVSVSGMVVRASEVKPMADRVAFKCPEGHMQYIEQRELEIKKNVHCSVCQSVAEIDLTKSKFVNFQIVRMQELPEDLPPGQLPHYSDVVLTHDLVDNARPGDRIILTGIVRIEQDYENIRARNRLFRLRLQGNNIEFLGGRAGDKDVRTTERFVLTAEDEQQIRRIASSPDAYKKLIVSLAPHIYGHDVIKEAILLLIVGSPARELEDDTKIRGDVNILLVGDPGTAKSELLKYAARVAPRGLYTSGRGSTAAGLTAAVIRDKSGIMMLEAGAVVLGDQGLVCIDEFDKMKPEDRSALHEVMEQQSCSVAKGGIVATLNARTSILAAANPLLGKYDQYRNITENVNLPIPLLTRFDLVFAIRDLPQKESDSQIARHILGIHRRGTYAVAPMLDIDILGKYLAYAKRFDPVLSQEAEDKIFDYYLQMRNVDSEDMITVTPRQLEALVRLATARARLLLKDKVDVSDAERAIYLVSNMLHTVGVDVRTGKVDLGVLHGVPQSERGKIQMFFDVFNILSGAEKNPVDGKQLIEELVKSGKFTEEEAKAFITRANRNGTIYEVKSGFYKRA